A single window of Streptomyces cathayae DNA harbors:
- a CDS encoding MmcQ/YjbR family DNA-binding protein, translating to MTPEDLRGLCLSFDAAVEDFPFNPETSVFKVLGKVFALTALDARPLAVSLKCDPEDAVRLRAEHPGLIVPGWHLDKRHWNTVTVDGELPDGLVREQVEDSYDLVVAGLPRAERLRLDRP from the coding sequence ATGACCCCGGAGGACCTGCGTGGCCTCTGTCTTTCCTTCGACGCCGCCGTGGAGGACTTCCCGTTCAACCCGGAGACCTCGGTCTTCAAGGTGCTGGGCAAGGTCTTCGCACTGACCGCCCTGGACGCGCGGCCCCTGGCGGTCAGCCTCAAGTGCGACCCGGAGGACGCGGTCCGGCTCCGCGCCGAGCACCCCGGCCTGATCGTCCCCGGGTGGCACCTCGACAAGCGCCACTGGAACACGGTGACCGTCGACGGCGAGCTCCCCGACGGGCTGGTCCGGGAGCAGGTCGAGGACTCCTACGACCTGGTCGTCGCCGGCCTGCCGCGCGCGGAGCGGCTCCGCCTCGACCGCCCCTGA